One region of Exiguobacterium acetylicum genomic DNA includes:
- the pnp gene encoding polyribonucleotide nucleotidyltransferase yields MSQTKQTFSTELGGRPLTIEIGQLAKQANGAALIRYGDTAVLATVVASKQPKDLDFFPLTVNYEEKLYAAGKIPGGFLKREGRPGESAILTSRLIDRPIRPLFPDGFRHDVQVATTVLSSDTDNSPEVAAMIGASIALSISDIPFDGPIAGVTIGRVDGEFVVNPTSAQMEVSDIDLQVAGTKHAVNMVEAGAKEVSEQAMLEAILLGHDVIKEMIAFQEEIVAQVGKEKFEYTVSSFDETIVNRLKAEALAEVTQAVQVEEKQARDVAINEVIAKYIELYAADESVTAEQLAEVSGVLNKFVKDEVRRLITEDKVRPDGRGLAEIRPLDSEVGLLPRAHGSGLFTRGQTQVLSVATLGVAGDAQIIDGLGLKEEKRFMHHYNFPPFSVGEARPMRAPGRREIGHGALGERALLPVLPNEVDFPYTIRLVSEVLESNGSSSQASICGSILAMMDAGVPLKAPVAGIAMGLIMEGDNYSILTDIQGMEDHLGDMDFKVAGTHEGVTALQMDMKIGGITRQILEEALEQARLGRLHILEHMQTVIAEPRVELSQYAPKIVTLKINPDKIRDVIGPGGKVINGIIDETGVKIDIDQDGTVFIASTDQAGIDRARQLVEDIVREVVVGEEFDGTVRRVEKFGAFVELFKGKDALVHISELALNRVGHTEDVVKLGDKLKVRVTEIDDKGRVNASHKVLLVEGLSEEDRAAYEEKKKTERENRPPRRDQGSRPPRDGQRPPRRN; encoded by the coding sequence ATGTCACAAACAAAACAGACGTTTTCGACCGAACTCGGTGGACGTCCATTAACGATTGAAATCGGTCAATTAGCAAAACAAGCGAACGGAGCAGCATTGATTCGTTACGGCGATACAGCCGTTCTTGCTACGGTCGTTGCATCAAAACAACCGAAGGACTTAGATTTCTTCCCATTAACAGTGAACTATGAAGAAAAATTATATGCGGCAGGTAAAATCCCAGGTGGATTCCTCAAACGTGAAGGACGTCCTGGAGAGAGTGCGATCTTGACTTCGCGTCTGATCGACCGTCCAATCCGTCCATTATTCCCGGATGGTTTCCGTCACGACGTTCAAGTGGCGACGACGGTCCTTTCGTCAGATACTGACAATTCACCAGAAGTCGCTGCGATGATCGGAGCTTCGATTGCGCTTTCGATCTCGGATATTCCATTTGACGGTCCAATCGCAGGCGTGACGATTGGTCGCGTTGACGGAGAATTCGTTGTGAACCCAACTTCAGCGCAAATGGAAGTCAGCGACATCGACCTTCAAGTTGCCGGAACAAAACATGCCGTCAACATGGTTGAAGCAGGTGCGAAGGAAGTATCGGAACAAGCAATGCTTGAAGCGATCTTGCTCGGACATGATGTCATCAAGGAAATGATCGCGTTCCAAGAAGAAATCGTCGCACAAGTCGGTAAAGAGAAGTTCGAATATACGGTATCAAGCTTCGATGAGACAATCGTCAATCGCCTGAAAGCAGAAGCATTGGCAGAAGTCACACAAGCAGTTCAAGTCGAAGAAAAACAAGCACGTGACGTTGCTATCAACGAAGTCATCGCAAAATACATCGAGTTGTATGCAGCTGACGAGTCAGTCACAGCAGAACAATTGGCAGAAGTATCAGGCGTTCTCAACAAGTTCGTCAAAGACGAAGTCCGTCGCCTCATCACGGAAGACAAAGTTCGTCCAGATGGTCGTGGTCTTGCTGAGATCCGTCCACTTGATTCAGAAGTCGGTCTCTTACCACGTGCGCACGGTTCAGGTTTGTTCACACGCGGTCAGACACAAGTCTTGTCTGTTGCGACACTCGGTGTTGCGGGTGACGCTCAAATCATCGATGGACTGGGTCTGAAGGAAGAGAAGCGTTTCATGCACCACTACAACTTCCCACCATTCTCAGTTGGGGAAGCACGTCCGATGCGTGCGCCAGGTCGTCGTGAAATTGGTCACGGGGCACTTGGAGAACGCGCACTCTTACCAGTTCTCCCGAATGAAGTTGATTTCCCGTACACGATTCGTCTCGTGTCGGAAGTTCTTGAGTCGAACGGTTCTTCATCACAGGCTTCAATCTGTGGTTCGATCCTTGCCATGATGGATGCAGGTGTTCCACTTAAAGCACCCGTCGCTGGTATCGCGATGGGCTTGATCATGGAAGGCGACAATTACTCGATCTTGACAGATATCCAAGGGATGGAAGATCATCTCGGCGATATGGACTTTAAAGTCGCTGGAACTCACGAAGGTGTCACAGCTCTGCAAATGGATATGAAAATTGGCGGAATCACGCGTCAAATCCTCGAAGAAGCACTCGAACAAGCACGTCTTGGTCGTCTGCACATTCTTGAGCATATGCAAACGGTCATCGCTGAACCACGTGTCGAATTGTCGCAATACGCGCCAAAAATCGTCACGCTCAAAATCAATCCAGATAAAATCCGTGATGTCATCGGACCTGGTGGTAAAGTCATCAACGGTATCATCGATGAGACAGGCGTCAAGATCGACATCGATCAAGACGGAACCGTCTTTATCGCTTCGACGGATCAAGCCGGCATCGATCGTGCCCGTCAATTGGTCGAAGATATCGTCCGTGAAGTCGTCGTCGGTGAAGAGTTCGATGGAACAGTTCGTCGTGTTGAGAAATTCGGTGCATTCGTCGAATTGTTCAAAGGAAAAGACGCACTCGTCCACATTTCGGAACTCGCACTTAACCGTGTTGGTCATACGGAAGATGTCGTCAAACTTGGAGATAAGCTAAAAGTCCGTGTCACAGAAATCGATGACAAGGGACGCGTCAACGCTTCGCACAAAGTCCTGCTCGTCGAAGGCTTAAGTGAAGAAGATCGTGCAGCGTATGAAGAAAAGAAAAAGACAGAGCGTGAGAACCGCCCGCCACGCCGGGATCAGGGTTCACGCCCACCACGTGACGGACAACGTCCACCACGTCGTAACTAA
- the rpsO gene encoding 30S ribosomal protein S15 produces the protein MALTKERKNEIIEAYATKQGDTGSPEVQVAVLTEQITTLNDHLRTHKKDHHSRRGLLKMVGRRRNLLTYLRNKDVARYRSLIERLGLRR, from the coding sequence ATGGCACTCACAAAAGAACGTAAAAACGAAATCATCGAAGCATATGCTACGAAACAAGGCGATACTGGTTCGCCGGAAGTACAAGTTGCTGTTTTAACTGAACAGATCACAACTTTGAACGATCACTTACGTACACACAAAAAGGATCACCACTCACGTCGTGGTCTCTTGAAAATGGTCGGTCGTCGCCGTAACTTGCTCACATACCTTCGTAACAAGGATGTTGCACGTTACCGTTCGTTGATCGAGCGTCTTGGTCTCCGTCGCTAA
- a CDS encoding bifunctional riboflavin kinase/FAD synthetase — MDIIHLTYPEQPQKDPAVIALGFFDGVHLGHQQVIAAARKEAEARRLPLAVMTFDPHPKQVLGKGDEPVRYITPLERKLEKIERLGVDRVYVIEFTIPFSELSPQAFVDEYLIASGAEHVVAGFDYSYGRFGAGKMTTLDFHSRSTFTHTVVAEFQEEAEKISSTRIRRLLAAGEVEPAARLLGEPYQIKGTIIHGDARGRQIGFPTANMRPEFAYVIPKLGVYATFVRLADGRRFKAMTNVGRRPTFYETGDVSIETHLLDFDEDLYGQELTLEWIAYLRDEKAFNGIDQLKEQLARDREEANTRLSV; from the coding sequence ATGGACATCATACATTTGACATATCCGGAACAGCCTCAAAAAGACCCTGCTGTCATCGCGCTCGGCTTTTTTGACGGTGTACATCTCGGACATCAGCAAGTCATCGCAGCAGCACGGAAAGAAGCGGAGGCTCGTCGCCTTCCTTTGGCTGTCATGACCTTTGATCCACATCCGAAACAAGTACTTGGTAAAGGGGATGAACCGGTCCGCTACATCACGCCGCTTGAACGGAAATTAGAGAAAATCGAACGCCTTGGTGTCGATCGTGTTTACGTCATTGAGTTCACGATTCCTTTCTCGGAATTGTCACCGCAAGCTTTCGTCGATGAATATCTGATTGCGTCTGGAGCAGAGCACGTCGTCGCTGGATTTGATTATTCCTACGGTCGCTTCGGAGCCGGAAAAATGACGACGCTTGATTTTCATAGTCGGAGCACGTTCACGCACACCGTTGTAGCAGAGTTCCAAGAAGAAGCAGAAAAAATCAGCTCAACCCGGATTCGTCGTTTACTTGCTGCAGGAGAAGTCGAACCGGCTGCACGTTTACTCGGTGAACCCTACCAAATCAAAGGTACGATCATTCACGGTGACGCACGCGGTCGACAAATTGGCTTCCCGACAGCCAACATGCGACCAGAATTCGCCTACGTCATACCGAAACTTGGTGTGTATGCGACATTCGTTCGTTTAGCGGACGGTCGTCGGTTCAAAGCGATGACGAACGTCGGAAGACGCCCGACGTTCTATGAGACAGGAGACGTCAGTATCGAGACACATCTTCTTGACTTTGATGAGGATCTTTATGGTCAAGAATTGACGCTTGAATGGATCGCTTATTTACGTGATGAAAAAGCCTTCAACGGTATCGATCAACTAAAGGAACAATTGGCACGGGACCGCGAAGAGGCAAATACACGATTAAGCGTTTGA
- the truB gene encoding tRNA pseudouridine(55) synthase TruB: protein MEPIGVLPLDKPAGMTSHDCVFRLRRLFQTKKVGHTGTLDPEVTGVLPICLGRATKLARFITDEGKRYAAEVTIGFATTTEDAHGEIVRETPVEPESITEEAIADILSALTGEIEQTPPYYSAVKVNGKKLYEYARKGIEVERPTRIVRIDRLERTSDLVFEDGLCRFRLDIACGKGTYIRTLAVEIGERLGYAAHMSDLRRTGSGAIAETDTVTLETLESYETVEERMQHVLPIEHVIQKWPRLTVDAATAQRVLNGAKLTSIPVEFELFTVYNEEDVPLALYRRLPEEQVARVEVMLQID, encoded by the coding sequence GTGGAACCCATCGGAGTATTACCACTAGATAAACCAGCCGGCATGACGAGTCATGATTGTGTCTTTCGTCTACGTCGCTTGTTTCAGACGAAAAAAGTCGGACATACAGGGACGCTTGACCCAGAAGTAACAGGTGTCTTACCGATTTGTCTCGGTCGAGCGACGAAACTTGCCCGTTTCATCACGGATGAAGGAAAACGTTACGCGGCGGAAGTGACGATCGGTTTTGCAACGACGACAGAAGATGCACACGGAGAGATCGTTCGTGAAACACCGGTCGAACCCGAAAGTATTACTGAAGAGGCGATCGCTGATATTCTGAGCGCCTTGACAGGAGAAATCGAACAGACGCCACCGTATTATTCAGCAGTCAAAGTGAACGGGAAGAAACTATACGAATATGCACGAAAAGGGATTGAAGTCGAGCGACCGACACGGATCGTCCGTATCGATCGATTGGAACGGACATCGGACCTCGTATTCGAAGATGGTCTTTGTCGCTTCCGCCTCGATATCGCATGTGGAAAAGGGACCTATATCCGGACACTAGCAGTCGAAATCGGAGAACGACTCGGTTATGCCGCACACATGAGCGACTTACGCCGGACAGGTTCTGGGGCGATTGCTGAGACGGACACCGTCACACTTGAGACGCTCGAGTCGTACGAGACAGTCGAAGAACGGATGCAACACGTCCTACCGATCGAACACGTCATCCAAAAATGGCCACGATTGACGGTTGACGCAGCAACAGCGCAGCGTGTCTTGAACGGAGCTAAGCTGACGAGCATTCCAGTCGAATTCGAGCTGTTTACTGTCTATAATGAAGAAGACGTACCTTTAGCGTTATATCGACGTCTTCCAGAAGAACAGGTAGCACGCGTCGAGGTCATGCTACAAATCGATTAA
- the rbfA gene encoding 30S ribosome-binding factor RbfA gives MSLRSNRVAEQVRKEITQLLIKDVKDPRVKPITVTGVEVTGDLQQATIFYSVLGDEKAREDARIGLEKSKGFMRKEIGSRIRLRKTPELLFEVDSSVEYGSRIDELLRNLNKD, from the coding sequence ATGAGTTTACGCTCGAATCGTGTCGCCGAACAGGTGCGTAAGGAAATTACGCAACTGCTCATCAAAGATGTCAAGGATCCACGCGTCAAGCCGATTACCGTCACAGGTGTCGAAGTGACAGGAGACTTGCAACAAGCGACGATCTTCTATTCAGTCCTCGGTGACGAAAAAGCACGTGAGGATGCGCGCATCGGTCTTGAAAAATCAAAAGGCTTCATGCGTAAGGAAATCGGATCGCGGATTCGTCTGCGGAAAACACCTGAACTATTGTTCGAGGTCGATTCTTCTGTCGAATACGGATCACGCATTGATGAGTTGCTTCGGAATTTGAACAAAGATTAA
- the infB gene encoding translation initiation factor IF-2 has translation MGKRVYEFAKEQNVTSKQVITQLEKLEKPVKNHMAVLDEQTVQQLDQVFNPEKYRAQKTEAPKQVKSDNKPNRPGSTNKPAGNQSRNSKGGRPEFGNRNNRGGKRRPNQKKAEPRKLEVADPNSKSSQRKAARRAQEEAMANVVQYSDNLTVGELAEKMAKKPNELIMKLMGLGVMATINQDLDDETVELLATEFGFEVEKTVQVDETDFDQYELNLDQYELSERPPVVTIMGHVDHGKTTLLDSIRNTKVTAGEAGGITQHIGAYQVEIDGKKITFLDTPGHAAFTTMRARGADVTDIAIIVVAADDGVMPQTEEAISHAKAAGVPIIVAVNKMDKEGANPDRVKQELTEFELVAEDWGGDTIFVPVSALKGDGIDELLEMILLVSEVQEYKSTPDMNGRGTVIEAKLDKGRGPVATLLVQHGTLRVGDPIVVGHTFGRIRAMVNDIGRRVKEVGPSTPIEITGLNDVPKAGDQFFAFEDEKKARQIGEARYQREIEAQRRDSAKVSLEDLFDRIKEGEVKDLNIIIKGDVQGSVEALAGSLKKIDVEGVKINIVHSGVGAITEGDVILASAANAIIIGFNVRPDGNAKSMADQEKVEIRLHRIIYNAIEEIEQAMKGLLDPEFVEKIIGQAEVRDVIKVSKVGTIAGGYVTEGKLTRDAGVRVVRDSIVIYEGKLDTLRRFKDDVKEVAAGYECGIKIEKYDDVKVDDVIEAFIMEEVKRK, from the coding sequence TTGGGTAAGCGTGTATACGAATTCGCCAAGGAACAAAACGTAACAAGTAAGCAGGTCATCACCCAGCTCGAAAAGCTGGAGAAACCAGTCAAGAATCATATGGCAGTATTAGATGAACAGACAGTACAGCAACTCGATCAAGTATTTAATCCCGAAAAATATCGGGCTCAAAAGACGGAGGCTCCAAAACAAGTGAAATCAGATAATAAACCGAACCGACCAGGAAGTACAAACAAACCAGCAGGTAACCAATCACGTAACAGCAAAGGCGGACGCCCAGAATTCGGCAACCGTAACAACCGTGGCGGCAAACGTCGTCCGAACCAAAAGAAAGCAGAACCACGCAAACTTGAAGTAGCGGATCCGAACTCGAAGTCGAGTCAACGGAAAGCAGCTCGCCGGGCGCAAGAAGAGGCGATGGCAAACGTCGTTCAATACTCTGACAACTTGACAGTCGGTGAACTCGCTGAAAAAATGGCGAAAAAACCGAATGAACTGATCATGAAATTGATGGGTCTCGGTGTTATGGCGACGATCAACCAAGATCTTGATGACGAGACAGTCGAACTGCTCGCGACAGAGTTTGGTTTTGAAGTCGAAAAGACTGTCCAAGTCGATGAGACGGACTTTGATCAATACGAATTGAACCTTGACCAGTACGAATTGTCTGAGCGTCCACCGGTCGTTACGATCATGGGACACGTCGACCACGGTAAAACGACATTGCTCGACTCGATCCGTAACACGAAGGTCACTGCAGGCGAAGCCGGCGGGATCACGCAGCACATCGGTGCTTACCAAGTTGAGATCGACGGCAAGAAGATCACGTTCCTTGATACACCAGGTCACGCGGCGTTCACGACGATGCGTGCACGTGGAGCAGATGTCACGGATATCGCAATCATCGTCGTTGCAGCAGATGACGGTGTCATGCCGCAGACAGAAGAAGCGATCAGCCACGCGAAAGCAGCTGGCGTCCCAATCATCGTCGCGGTCAACAAGATGGATAAAGAGGGCGCAAACCCTGACCGTGTCAAACAAGAATTGACAGAGTTCGAACTTGTTGCAGAGGACTGGGGCGGCGATACAATCTTCGTACCGGTTTCAGCTCTTAAAGGAGACGGCATCGACGAATTGCTCGAGATGATCCTTCTCGTCTCAGAAGTTCAAGAATACAAATCAACACCAGACATGAACGGTCGCGGAACAGTTATCGAGGCGAAACTCGATAAAGGACGCGGTCCAGTCGCTACACTTCTCGTTCAACACGGAACACTTCGCGTTGGTGACCCGATCGTCGTCGGTCACACGTTCGGTCGTATCCGGGCAATGGTCAACGATATCGGTCGTCGTGTCAAAGAAGTCGGACCATCGACGCCAATCGAAATTACAGGTTTAAACGATGTCCCGAAAGCGGGCGATCAATTCTTCGCATTCGAAGATGAGAAAAAAGCACGCCAAATCGGTGAAGCACGTTACCAACGTGAAATCGAAGCACAACGTCGCGATTCAGCGAAAGTTAGCTTAGAAGATCTCTTCGACCGCATCAAAGAAGGCGAAGTCAAGGACCTCAATATCATCATCAAAGGTGATGTTCAAGGTTCAGTTGAAGCCTTAGCCGGTTCATTGAAGAAAATTGATGTCGAAGGTGTTAAAATTAACATCGTACACTCAGGTGTTGGTGCGATCACAGAAGGTGACGTCATCCTCGCCTCAGCAGCAAATGCGATCATCATCGGATTCAACGTTCGTCCGGATGGTAACGCAAAATCAATGGCAGATCAGGAAAAAGTCGAAATTCGTCTTCACCGGATCATCTACAATGCGATTGAAGAAATCGAGCAAGCGATGAAAGGTCTCCTTGATCCTGAATTCGTCGAGAAAATCATCGGTCAAGCTGAAGTCCGAGATGTCATCAAAGTGTCGAAAGTCGGTACGATCGCAGGTGGATATGTCACGGAAGGTAAGTTGACACGTGATGCAGGTGTTCGTGTCGTTCGTGACAGCATTGTCATCTACGAAGGAAAACTCGATACACTTCGCCGCTTCAAAGATGATGTCAAAGAAGTCGCTGCTGGTTACGAGTGTGGTATTAAGATTGAAAAATATGATGACGTAAAAGTCGATGATGTCATCGAAGCGTTCATCATGGAAGAAGTCAAACGGAAGTAA